A region of Deltaproteobacteria bacterium DNA encodes the following proteins:
- a CDS encoding GDP-mannose 4,6-dehydratase, with protein sequence MKSLITGGAGFIGSHLAEELLSMGDEVFILDNLSTGSLDNIKHLKNNKNLHVTIDTILNEHIINDAISNVDRVFHLAAAVGVKLIMERPVDTIETNVIGTAKVLSACNTYKRKILITSTSEVYGKHKEHPLSEMNNMVLGPTKKRRWAYACTKALDEFLAFAYHEEKELPVVVVRFFNTIGPKQTSRYGMVVPKFVKNALLGKPIPVYGDGSQSRSFTYVKDAVRAAIILLEKPEAEGDVFNIGDSREITIFELAKKVKTLTKSDSEIVFIPYDEAYGKGFEDMERRVPDISKIRKLIGYEPSVNLEQSLEIIINHMKQ encoded by the coding sequence TGAAATCATTAATTACAGGCGGTGCAGGATTCATAGGCTCACACCTAGCAGAAGAACTTCTTAGCATGGGTGATGAGGTTTTTATTCTTGATAATCTTTCAACAGGCAGTTTAGATAATATAAAACACCTTAAAAATAATAAGAACCTGCATGTGACAATTGATACAATACTTAATGAACACATAATCAATGATGCCATAAGTAATGTGGATAGGGTGTTTCATCTTGCAGCAGCAGTAGGAGTTAAGCTGATCATGGAAAGGCCTGTTGATACAATAGAAACAAATGTAATTGGAACAGCAAAGGTTTTAAGTGCATGTAACACCTATAAAAGAAAGATACTGATAACTTCAACATCAGAGGTTTATGGTAAGCATAAGGAGCATCCATTGAGCGAAATGAACAATATGGTTTTGGGCCCGACAAAAAAAAGAAGGTGGGCTTATGCATGCACAAAGGCACTTGATGAATTTCTTGCATTTGCATATCATGAAGAAAAGGAATTGCCTGTTGTGGTTGTAAGATTTTTCAATACAATAGGACCAAAACAGACAAGCAGGTATGGAATGGTTGTACCAAAGTTTGTAAAGAATGCATTGCTTGGCAAACCGATTCCTGTTTATGGAGACGGCTCACAATCCCGCAGCTTTACTTATGTAAAGGATGCCGTAAGAGCTGCTATTATACTGCTCGAAAAGCCGGAGGCAGAGGGGGATGTTTTTAACATAGGTGACAGCAGAGAGATTACAATCTTTGAACTCGCAAAAAAGGTAAAAACGCTTACAAAAAGTGATTCTGAAATCGTTTTTATTCCCTATGATGAGGCATACGGAAAAGGGTTTGAAGATATGGAAAGAAGGGTGCCTGATATATCAAAGATACGTAAATTGATAGGATACGAACCTTCGGTAAATCTGGAACAATCACTTGAGATTATCATAAACCACATGAAGCAGTGA
- a CDS encoding DNA internalization-related competence protein ComEC/Rec2: protein MSLLPVLIGLVSGILLSSIQFFIPVYAYIMYCILILLVWLFVDNRYVWIAAIALSIGMFSLYRNKPLPDNCASNLINRSDNKKIYISGWIKEPVGIYPDKERLLLKIERVNGGITNAYGCLIQITVITKYGQNKNYFTGDYITVYTKPRKPLNYKNPGSFDYIAFLERKGISLGGYINDPALIQKNINRSKNSVIRMIDVLRLSIKDTIELHVKEQAPRGIIEALVIGEQGFVSQDIRKAFASTGIIHIIVVAGLHLAIISHIFYLFFKFLLSRLRYLCLHTNIPKLSLIFTIFPTFAFVLISGANLPVIRSCIMITVYIVFFVLNRNKARWNALFLSALIILLFEPYALYSVSFHLSFLSVGSIIAFGPLIKRLSENMPILQKHILGRVLKGSIGMLCVSLFVTIGLAGVLVYYFNTLPLFGILLNVIIIPLFGYIILPLSFLSSLTGIIMPQLSNHFFAVLSLIINLSVEFVKAASNLSYTSITLPTPDVSELVLYYIIVLLFLNIKRIGSKFTIIGVSITALAMFLDAGACVYKTHYNKELSITFLDVRQGDSALIEFPYGRTMLIDGGGSFSGNFDIGESVVARYIWSLKRTSIDYAVASHPQFDHIGGLGFIIKGFKPKDIYKNDCDPDTVVYDNVDRAIKGSNAVLHVVDAYTSINDINGAKVEFFIIPHDNCLASQKAINNTAIITKITYKKVSILFTGDIEKDAEFEIAGLYGDKISATILKAAHHGSNTSNTEDFIDAVKPSIAIISVGEGNAFRMPAKAVLKRFFKRDVRVFRTDRSGAIKVTTDGEKIHIVPYIK, encoded by the coding sequence ATGAGCCTTCTTCCTGTTTTGATAGGACTTGTTTCGGGGATACTGTTAAGTTCCATTCAATTCTTTATCCCTGTTTATGCATACATCATGTATTGTATACTGATTTTGCTGGTATGGTTATTTGTGGATAACAGGTACGTATGGATTGCAGCCATAGCATTGTCTATAGGCATGTTCTCATTATATCGAAACAAGCCTTTGCCGGATAATTGTGCAAGTAATCTTATCAACCGCTCGGATAACAAGAAGATATATATATCAGGCTGGATAAAGGAACCTGTCGGCATTTATCCTGATAAAGAAAGACTATTGTTAAAAATAGAAAGGGTCAACGGCGGGATAACGAATGCCTATGGATGTCTTATTCAGATTACAGTTATTACGAAATATGGACAGAATAAAAATTATTTTACAGGAGACTATATCACTGTATATACAAAACCGAGGAAGCCGTTAAATTATAAAAACCCCGGCTCTTTCGATTATATTGCTTTTCTTGAAAGAAAAGGGATAAGCCTCGGCGGTTATATAAACGATCCAGCCCTTATACAAAAAAATATTAACAGATCTAAAAATAGCGTTATCCGGATGATAGATGTTTTAAGACTGAGTATAAAAGATACAATCGAACTTCATGTTAAAGAACAGGCACCAAGAGGCATTATAGAGGCGCTTGTTATCGGAGAACAAGGCTTTGTATCCCAGGACATAAGAAAGGCATTTGCATCAACGGGCATTATTCACATCATTGTTGTAGCGGGCTTGCACCTTGCAATTATAAGCCACATTTTTTATTTATTCTTTAAATTTCTGCTGTCAAGACTTAGATATCTATGCCTGCATACAAACATACCGAAGCTATCGCTTATATTTACCATATTCCCGACTTTTGCATTTGTGTTAATAAGCGGGGCCAACCTGCCTGTTATAAGAAGCTGTATAATGATTACAGTTTATATTGTCTTTTTTGTATTAAACAGGAATAAGGCAAGATGGAATGCATTATTTTTATCTGCACTGATAATATTACTCTTTGAGCCTTATGCACTCTACAGCGTATCTTTTCATTTATCTTTTTTATCGGTCGGCTCTATCATTGCGTTTGGGCCTTTAATCAAAAGGCTCTCAGAGAATATGCCAATATTGCAGAAACATATATTGGGAAGAGTATTAAAAGGTTCGATAGGAATGTTATGTGTCAGCCTTTTTGTTACGATCGGGCTAGCCGGTGTTCTTGTATACTATTTCAATACATTACCCCTGTTCGGCATTTTATTGAATGTTATAATAATTCCTCTGTTCGGCTATATTATACTGCCTCTGTCATTTTTGTCTTCTTTAACAGGAATCATTATGCCGCAGCTGTCTAACCATTTTTTTGCTGTGTTATCGTTGATTATTAATCTATCTGTGGAGTTTGTGAAAGCTGCCTCGAACCTGTCTTATACTTCAATAACTCTACCAACCCCGGATGTATCGGAACTTGTTCTTTATTATATTATCGTCCTCCTCTTTTTAAATATAAAACGTATTGGATCAAAGTTTACGATTATAGGAGTTAGTATAACAGCCTTAGCCATGTTTCTGGATGCAGGAGCCTGCGTATATAAAACGCATTATAACAAAGAGCTTTCAATCACATTCCTTGACGTAAGGCAGGGTGATTCGGCTCTTATTGAATTTCCTTACGGCAGAACAATGCTCATAGACGGAGGCGGCAGTTTTTCCGGTAACTTCGATATAGGTGAGTCGGTGGTCGCAAGGTATATATGGTCATTAAAAAGAACCTCAATTGATTATGCAGTAGCGTCGCATCCGCAATTTGATCACATAGGCGGACTCGGTTTTATAATAAAGGGTTTTAAGCCGAAAGATATTTATAAAAATGATTGCGATCCGGATACCGTTGTATATGATAATGTCGATCGTGCCATAAAAGGTTCAAATGCCGTACTGCATGTTGTTGATGCTTACACCTCAATAAACGACATAAATGGTGCAAAGGTTGAATTTTTCATAATACCTCATGATAACTGTCTGGCATCACAAAAGGCAATAAACAACACCGCTATTATAACGAAAATAACATACAAAAAGGTCAGCATACTTTTTACCGGAGATATTGAGAAGGATGCGGAGTTTGAAATTGCCGGTTTGTATGGTGATAAAATAAGCGCTACAATTCTAAAAGCAGCGCATCACGGCAGCAACACATCAAACACGGAAGATTTTATAGATGCGGTAAAACCGTCTATCGCTATCATCTCTGTTGGAGAGGGTAATGCATTCCGCATGCCCGCTAAAGCCGTTTTAAAAAGGTTTTTTAAAAGAGATGTACGCGTTTTCAGAACAGACAGAAGCGGCGCAATAAAGGTCACAACAGATGGAGAAAAGATACATATCGTTCCCTATATCAAATGA